The genome window TGGGGCCCGCGTTGCGGCTGATTCGCTCCTTCATCACGGGACCGAGTGCGACGATGTGCTTCGCTGCGAGGAAGGCACGCCGGTTGAAGAAATCCCAGATGCGGTGGGGGATACTCTCTTCGGGGATGTAGTCAAGTTCGACTGGTTGGTCGGGATAGAGGTCGTAGACGATGTAGGTGTAGTCCCACCCCCGAATACGACAGGCGAGCCACATCGCAACGGGCAGGAAGGGGGGATTCGAGACGAAGATCACCTCACGTTCCTTCTCCGTTTGGCCCAACAGCATAACGACGAACATCCAGACTGTGAAGATCCCCCAGTTGAACAAGCGTCGTGGAATCGACGACTGGCGAACCTGGGGTGCACGGATACGTTTGACCTGGACGCCTTCGTGTGTGGACACACGAGGTTGTTTCTCGTTCTCACCGCTGTGGTAGTTTGGTTGCCCGGTGAGAACGGTCATATCCAACCCGCGCTCTTCGAGTCCGACCGCGAGGTCGGTCATGAGCTGACCGGTCGAAGCTGTGTCGGGGTGGAAATACTCCGTAACGAGAACGTATTCTTTGTTTGCGTCAGCCATTAGAAAACCCGCGTTGCTGAGTTAGCGCTCGTGGAGGAGCGTTTCGAGATTTTCGCGGACGTAGTCTGGATCGCGGTTTTCGACGTACCAATCGAGTGTATTCTTGATACCTTCCTCGACAGTGTACTGGGGTTCCCAGCCGAGGAGTTCCTCTGCCCGACTCGTATCCGCGGCGCGGTGGCGGACGCCCTGAGGTTTGTCGGTCATATAGTTGATCTCGTCGGGCTCCCAGTCGAGGTAATCGAAGATGATCTCGACGGCCTCGTTCATCGTCACATAGCGACTGATCCCCGCATTGACCGGGGTGCCGTCCGTGATGTTCTCCGCGGCCAGTCGGAGCGCGTTAGTAATGTCCTTGACGTAGGTGAAATTCCTCGTTTGTTCGCCGTCACCCCAGATTTGGAACGGATCTTGGCCGGCGTAGGCTTTGGCCATAAACGCGACAATCGCGTGCGTTTCGTTCTCACGGGGGCCATAGGCCGTGAAGATTCGGACGGCGCTGGTGTCGATGTCGTACTGTTCGTTGTAGGCCTGGAGCGAGCGCTCGCCCATGAGCTTTGCCCAGCCGTACACTTCGTCGGCGTAGGCGCCGCCGCGTTCCTCGAAACTCACCATATCTTCACGCAGGCGCTGTCGTTCTTGCTGGATGTCCGTCGGGTACGTACAGGCACTGGAAGCGAAACAAATGCGGCCGACGCCGTTCTTCGCAGCGGTCTCGTAGACGATGTTGTCGAGCGCCATGTTCGTGGCGCAGTTCGCGGGGTACTGCGAGATGTATCCGCGCCCGCCGTGGTCCGCAGCGAGGTGGAAGACTGTATCGATGTCCTCCGACGCTTCGTCAGCGAAGTCCCAGTGTTTTAGATTACCTTCGAGGACCTCGATTTGGTCTTTGACTTCTTCCAGGTTCTCCATTTCGCCGCTGGAGAAGTCGTCGGCGACGCGGACGTCAGCGCCTTCGGCTACGAGGTCTTCGACGAGATGACTTCCGATAAATGACGCACCACCCGTGACGAGTACTCGCTCGTCAGTCCACTCACTCATGTGTCACCTCCGTCTGCGACAGCGGCCTGTTTAGTCCCTTCGAGTTCTTTCTCTGCCCATTCGTATACGCGTTCAAGACCGTCTTCGAGTTTTACTGATGG of Halolamina sp. CBA1230 contains these proteins:
- a CDS encoding NAD-dependent epimerase/dehydratase family protein, with the translated sequence MSEWTDERVLVTGGASFIGSHLVEDLVAEGADVRVADDFSSGEMENLEEVKDQIEVLEGNLKHWDFADEASEDIDTVFHLAADHGGRGYISQYPANCATNMALDNIVYETAAKNGVGRICFASSACTYPTDIQQERQRLREDMVSFEERGGAYADEVYGWAKLMGERSLQAYNEQYDIDTSAVRIFTAYGPRENETHAIVAFMAKAYAGQDPFQIWGDGEQTRNFTYVKDITNALRLAAENITDGTPVNAGISRYVTMNEAVEIIFDYLDWEPDEINYMTDKPQGVRHRAADTSRAEELLGWEPQYTVEEGIKNTLDWYVENRDPDYVRENLETLLHER